CGCCGCTGGCCACATAGCGGCGCAGCCAGGCTTCAGGAATCGCCGCAAAGCGAACCCGCGAAATGCTGAGCGCCTGCGCCTGCTTGGGGCTTTGCCCCTCCATCCAGGCCAGGCTCACGGCGGTCAGCACCTGATGCGTCCGGCCCGACAGGCGCTGGAGCATGGCCAGCGCCTCCTCGGCATCGGCCGGCTTGCCCAGGATGTCGCCTCCCAAGGCCACCGTGGTGTCCGAGCACAGGATGGGGCGCTCGGGCAGGCCGCGCGCCTGGCGGCGCAGCAGCGCAGCACCCAATTTGTTGGCGGTGGCACGCCGCACATAGTCCTCGGGCACCTCGCCCGCCACCAGGGCCTCCAGCCCCTCCGCATCCTCTTCGGGGCCGGGCAGCAGCAGCTCGTGGGTCACACCCAGTTGATCGAGCAGCTGACGCCGGCGCGGACTCTGGGAGGCGAGATAAATCAAAGCGTTCATTCGCGGTGATAGGGATGACCGGCCGTGATGGACCAGGCGCGGTAGAGGCCCTCAACCAGCAGCACCCGCGCCATCGCATGCGGCAGGGTCAGATCGGAGAGGCGCAGACGCTCATCCGCACTCTGGCGCAGGGCCGGATCCAGCCCATCGGGCCCGCCCATGTACATCACCACATCGCGGCCGTCGAGCTTCCAACCTTCCAGGCGCTGCGCCAATTGCACGCTGGTCAGCCGATCGCCGCGCTCGTCCAGCACCACGCGCCGCGCGCCCTTGGGGGTGGCCGCGATCAGGCGCTCGGCCTCCAGCGCCATCATCTGCGCGGCGGTCTTGCCCGTGGTGCGGGGCTCGGCCTTCACGGTCTTGAGCGTGAAGGGCAGATCGGGCGGAAAGCGCTTGGCAAAGTCAGCCGTGGCCTCATCCGCCCAAGCGGGCAGACGCTGACCCACGGCCAGCAGCAGCAACTGCACTTAGCGAGCGGCCTTCTTGGCGGGGGCCTTCTTTGCAGGCGCCTTGACCGGGGCGGCTTTGACCGCCACCTTCTTGGCCGGGGCCTTCTTCGCCGGAGCCGCCGCCTTCTTGGCCGGGGCTGCTGCAGCCACCTTTATCGCCGGTTTGGCCGGGCTGGCCGCACTGACCTTCTTGGCGGGTGCAGCCACCTTCTTCGCCGGGGCGGCGCGTTTGGCGGGGGCTGCAGCGCTCGTGCTGGTCTTGGCCGGCGCGGCACGCTTGGCCGGCGCGCGAGGAGTGGACGCACGCTTGGCAGGGGCCGCCTTCTTCTCGGCGGCGGCTGCACGCGCGGCGGCTTTTTCCGAGCGCGTCATCGGCAGGGCCACGGGCTCGTTCTTCAGGGCCTCGGCGGCACTGCCCGAGCGGCGCGACCCGCCGCTCTTGCTGGCCTTCTTGGCCGCGGGTTTGGCGGCGCCGTCTTCGCTGGCCTTGACCAGGCCCTTGGCGGCGCCCAGCTTCATGGCCACGGGCTTCTCGCCCCAGATCTCTTCAAGGTGGTAGTAGTCGCGGATCTGCGGTTGCATCACGTGCACCACGGCGGCGCCGCAGTCCACGATGATCCACTCGCCGTTGTCCTCGCCCTCGGTGCGCATGATGTCGAAGCCGGCCTTCTTGACCGCATCGCGCACGCTGCTGGCCAGCGCGCGGGTTTGGCGGTTGCTGGTGCCGCTGGCCACGATCACGCGCTCGAACAAGGGGCTCAGATGCTCGGTATTGAAGACCTGGATGCCTTGCGCCTTGACGTCTTCCAGGCCGTCCACGATGGCCCGTTGCAGTTTGCGAATGTCCATGGGGTTGATGCGGCGTCAGGCGCCGTTAAGAGGGTGTTGGGCAATATAGCCGGCCACTTCGGGGCCGACCATGGGGGTGATGTCCTCGCCACGCGACAGCGCGGCCCGGATTTTTGTGGCACTGACGGCGTCCGCCGGCAGCGCCAGAACTTGCATGCGATGGGGCGGCAGCGCCGGGTCAGCCGTCACCGCCTGGCCTGCGCGCGCTGCCACGGCCAAGCTGCAGGCGCCCAGCAAGGCGTCCACATGCTTCCAGGTGGAGAGCCGGCCGTACTGGTCCTGTCCCATCACCAGCCACCACTGTGCGCCGGGATGGCACTGCTGCAGGCGCTGCAGCGTGCCCCAGCTGGTGCTTGGCTCGGGGTCCTGCAGTTCCAGCTCAGAGACTTCCACCGGGGCCAGGCCCTGCATCTGCAGCCGCGTCATCGCCAGCCGGTCTGCGCCCGGGGCGATGGCATAGCCTTGCTGGCCTTCCTTCTGCCAGGGGCGACCTGCGGGCATGACGATCAAACGGTCCAGATCCAGTTGCTGGCAGGCCAGGGCCGCCAGCGCACGATGCGCCCGATGGGGCGGGTTGAAGCTGCCGCCAAACAGACCAATCCTTGGGGGCTGGCGATTCGTCAAAGCCACAGCGCCGTGGCCTGGGCGTCAGCCCAGTCGCGCGGCGGCAGAAAGTCGGTATAGAGCTTGGCCTCGGGCGTGCCGAGCTCGGGCTCCCACTGATAACGCCAATTGGCCTGCGGCGGCATCGACAGCAGGATGGACTCGGTGCGCCCGCCCGATTGCAGGCCGAACAGGGTGCCCCGGTCCCAGACCAGATTGAACTCGACGTAACGGCCGCGCCGGTAGGCCTGGAAGTCGCGCTGGCGCTGCTCGTAGGCATAGCCCTGGCGGCGCTCGACGATGGGGGCGTAAGCCGGCAAAAAGGCATCGCCCACCTGGCGCATCAGGGCAAAGCCAGCGTCAAATCCGCCCTCCTCGAAGTCGTCGAAGAAGATGCCGCCGATGCCACGCGCCTCGCCCCGGTGCTTGAGGAAGAAGTACTCGTCGCAGGCGGGCTTCATGCGTGCGTAGTGCGCCGGGCCGACGGCCTCGCGGCAGACGCGATGGAAATGCTGGGCATCGCGCTCGAAGCCGTAATAAGGCGTCAGGTCCATGCCGCCGCCAAACCAGCTCACCGCCGGCCCGCCCTCGGGCTGGGCGCTGAGCATGCGCACATTCAGATGCACCGTGGGCACAAAGGGGTTGTGCGGATGAATGACCAGGCTCACCCCCAGGGCCTCGAAAGGCGCGCCAGCCAGATGCGGCCGCGCCGCCGTGGCTGAAGGCGGCAGCACCCTGCCCTTCACATGACTGAACAGCACCGCCGCGCGCTCGAACACCGGGCCGCCCTCCAGCATGCGCGAAAGGCCCTCGCCCTCCAGCCGGCCGCCGGGCTCACGCTGCCAGGGATCGGTGGCAAAGGGGGTGCCGTCCAAGGCCTCCAGGCCGCTGACGATGCGCTGCTGCAGATCCAGCAGGTAGGCGCGGACGGTGTCGGTTTGCAGATTCATGAAGACTTGAGTTGGATCGGGCTGGCCAGCTCGGGCTTGCAGCCCTTCTTGTCACCCAGCACGGCGCGGAAGGTGGCGAAGTCGCGCTCCAGCTCGCCGCTGGGTTGCACGAAGTCCACGATGCCAAAGGTCTTGCTCGGGAAGTCAAAGTAGGCCAGGCCGACCGGCACCTGGGCCTGCACGGCTACGTGATAGGCCCCGCCGCGCCAGCCTGGCACATAGGAGCGCGTCCCCTCGGGGGCCGCGGCCAGCCAGAAGAACTCTTCGGCTTGTTTGGCTGCCTTCACCTGGGCCACGGTGGCGCCCACCAGGCCCTTGGGGTTCTTGCGGTCCACCGGGATGCCGCCAATCCAGCGCGCCCAGGCACCGATGACCGGAATCTTGAACAGACTGTCCTTGCCCCAGTAGCGCACCGGCACGCCGATGGCCCACTTGACCAGCACGCCGATCACGAAGTCCCAGTTCGAGGTGTGCGGGTAGACCAGCACCACCCCTTGGCGAGTGGGGAAGCCCTCGAACAGCACGCGCCAGCCGAATAGGGCCAGCAGGCCCCGCGCCAGCGCGCTGCCGCGCGGCTTGAACTCGGGCCGACCGTGCAGGCGCTGCAGCGGGAGTGGATTCATGCTGGGGTCCACTTGCGGGAGATCACTTCCAGGAGATCACTTGCGAGTGACTGCGCGGTGACCGATGTCTCGGCGCAGCTGCAGGCCGTCGAAGTGGATGCCTTCCAGCAGCTCATAGGCGCGGGTCTGCGCCACGCGCACCGACTCGCCCAAGGCCGTGGCGCACAACACACGGCCGCCGCTGGTGACCAGCTGGCCCTGTGCGTTGGCGGCCGTACCGGCGTGAAACACCATGGCGTCATCCTGGTCCGCAGGCAGGCCGCTGATCACATCGCCCTTGCGCGGGTTCATCGGGTAGCCATGCGCGGCCAGCACCACGCCGAGCGCGGCACGGCGGTCCCATTGCAGCTCCTGCTCCATCAGGCGGCCGTCGGTGGCGGCATAGAGCAGCTCGAACAGATCGCTCTTGAGGCGCATCAGGATGGGCTGGGTCTCGGGGTCGCCCAGGCGCGCATTGAATTCGATGGTGTAGGGCCGCCCCTCGGCATCGATCATCAAACCGGCGTAAAGGAAGCCGGTGAACGGAATGCCGTCCTTGGCCATGCCGGCAATCGTCGGGCCGATGATTTCGTGCATCGCCTTGGCGTGCACATTGGGCGTCACCACCGGCGCAGGCGAATAGGCGCCCATGCCGCCGGTGTTGGGGCCTTCGTCGCCATCCAGCAGACGCTTGTGGTCCTGGCTGGTGGCCAGGGCCTGCACGTTCATACCGTCACTGATGACGATGAAACTGGCTTCCTCGCCCTGCAGGAACTGCTCGATCACGACCCGGGCGCCGTCCACGTTGTGGCTCACGCCCAGCGTGTTGTCGCGCAGGATCATGTCGATGGCCGCATGGGCCTCATCCAGCGTCATCGCCACCACCACGCCCTTGCCGGCGGCCAGGCCGTCGGCCTTGATGACGATGGGGGCGCCCTGCGCGTCCACATAGGCGTGGGCGGCATCGGCCTCGCTGAAGACTTCGTAGCGCGCCGTCGGGATGCCATGCCGGGCCATGAAGTCCTTGGCGAAGGCCTTGGAGCTTTCCAACTGCGCCGCACCCTTGGTGGGGCCAAAGATGCGCAGGCCGCGGCCGCGGAAGATGTCCACCACGCCGGCCGCCAGCGGCGCCTCGGGGCCCACCACGGTCAGCGCAATCTTGTTGGCCTCGGCCCAATCTGCCAGCTCATGCGGATTGCTGATAGGCAGGTTCTTCAGCCGCTCGTCGCGCAAGGTGCCGCCATTGCCCGGCGCCACAAAGACCTGGGTCACCCGCTGGCCCTGCGCCAGCTTCCAGGCCAGGGCGTGTTCGCGGCCGCCGTTGCCAATGACAAGAACGCGCATCAGGGCAGATCCAGTTCAGCGTTGTGATAGACGTTTTGCACGTCGTCCAGGTCTTCAATCACGTCGAGCAGCTTTTGCATGCGCGCGGCGTCGTCGCCGGCCAGCGCAATGTTGTTCTCGGCACGCATGGTCACCTCGGCGATCTCGGCCTTGAAACCCTTGGCCTCCAGCGCATCGCGCACGGCCTCGAAATCGGCTGCGGCGGTCAGCACCTCGATGGCGCCATCGTCACCGGTGATCACGTCCTCGGCGCCGGCGTCCAGTGCCGCCTCCATCAGCGCGTCTTCCGACGTACCCGGGGCGAAGATCAGCTGGCCGCAGTGCTTGAACTGGAAGGCCACCGAACCCTCGGTGCCCAGATTGCCGCCGTATTTGCTGAAGGCATGCCGCACTTCGGCCACCGTGCGCACGCGGTTGTCCGTCATCGTGTCCACGATGATGGCCGCGCCGCCAATGCCATAGCCCTCGTAGCGGATTTCTTCGTAGGTCACGCCCTCGAGGTTGCCGGTGGCCTTGTCCACATTGCGCTTGATGTTGTCGGCCGGCATGTTGGCGGCCTTGGCGTTGGCAATGGCCAAGCGCAGGCGCGGATTCATCGCAATGTCGCCGCCACCGCTGCGGGCCGCGACGATGATTTCACGCGTCAGCCGGGTCCAAACCTTGCCGCGCTTCTCGTCCTGACGGCCTTTTCGGTGCTGGATGTTCGCCCATTTGGAATGTCCGGCCATAGCTGCTCGCTCAAATCGTGTGTTGGCAAAGGGGCGGGATTCTACGAGGGCCCCCAATGCAAAAAGCCCCCGACGCGCTTTTGCGCTCCGGGGGCTCGGCTCAGGCAGGTCTTATTGCGAGACCGCCTTCAGCGCATTCACAAAGCCGCGACCGTAGTAAGGGTCGTGGCCCTTCTTGCCTTCGTCGTCGGTGGAGTTCATCAGCATGTTCTTCAGCGCGCCCACCGACGCGCCGGGGTACTTTTGCTTGATGAGGGCTGCCACCGCCGAAGCCGCAGGGGCTGCCATGGAGGTGCCGGCCATCCAGCTGTAGCTGCCTGTGCCCGGGCCGCCGCTGCCGCGCACGGTGGAGATCACCATGTCAAACGCCCAGCAGGGAATGACCACCGGGCTGCCATTGGCACGCGGCAGCATGCAGGGTGCATTGCCTTCGAGCGCAAAGTCGCCACCCGGTGCGGCCACACTGATCATGGACGAGCCGTAGTTGGTGTAGGAGCTGATGCGGCGGGTGTTGGTGGCGCCCATCGCAAAGCCCAGCGGACCGGTGGAGGAAACCGCCAAGCCGTTGCCACTCATGGCCGGGGTGGTGATCAGGTTGCCGCTGTGGTCCAGGTCATAGCCATCGTTGCCGGCGGCCGAGATCACCAGCACGCCCTGACGTGTGGCCGTATTGATGGCCTTGTTCATGGCGGCCACCAGTTCGGCGGCATCACGGTCGCCGCGATTGAAGTCCGCACCCAGACTCATATTGATGATGTCGGCCCGGCCTTCGCCCGCTGCGTAAAGGATGGCCGAGATGATGGCGCCGAAGCTGCCGCTGCCACTGTGCAGGGCCTTGACCGGCACGATGGTGGCCTCTGGCGCAATGCCCACCACACCCAGGCCGTTGGCAGGCGCGGCAATGATGCCGGCCACATGAGTGCCATGCCAGGCGGTGCCGGTATCGCAGTCCCACTTCACTTGGCAGCTGCCCGGTGCACCGGCCACGAAGGACCGGGCAGCCGCCGTGTCGACATTGGCTGCCAGGTCGGGGTGGCTGCCCCACACGGCGCCGTCGATCACGGCCACGCGCACGCCCTTGCCGGTATAGCCCAGGCCCCAGGCCTGCGGCGCCTTGACCGACTGCGGCGCCCATTGGATGTAGGGGTAGAAGGCATCGCTGATGACCGCTGGCACGCCGCTGGCGTCCACCGGCATGTCAAAGCTCTTCACATTCGGGGTGAACTGCGCCACGCGATCAGGGGCGCCACTTTGGATCGCGCCCGAGGCCAGCACCTGGCTCAGGAAATCAGCGCGCTCGGACTCCACCACCGCCACGCCGCTGGCGTGCGAGAAGCGTGCCTTGCCGCCGGCGGCCTGCACGGCGGCGTCTTGGGCGGCACCCCACTGGGCGGCCTGCAGCACATAGTCGGCGGCCATTGCGGGCAGAGCGGCGGCGGCGCATGCAGCTGCCACCAGGGAATGGATCAAATTCTTCTTCAGGGCCATGAGTACTCCGTGGGTTGAAGGCCGGGCGACGCCCGGGTTCACAAACTGTGACGAAATGCACGGATTCAAGGGAATGGGGGAACCCGCGCTTCTCGGGTTTCACCGGATCCTCACCCCCTCGGTCACGGGTCGGGTTCCCCCCAGCCGGCCGGGTTCTGAGCCCAAAGCGCCCCGGGCTTACCCTCGATCAGACCTGAGTTTCAGGGCGTGACCTCTGGAGGCGCAGGCGGCTGGCCCGATGCTGCGCGCCGATCCCAACTCATCCCCTTCCCTCCATGCTGAACATGCCATCTGCCTGGCGCCTCAAGGCCCTTAGCGCCGCCGCCCTGCTGGCCTGCGGCCTGGCCGCCCAGGCCCAGACCCCCGCCACGCCACCCGCCTCGGCCGTAGCCGGCGCCCGCCCGACCCCGCCTGCCGCCGCGCCCGATGCGGCCGAGCCCAAGGCCTATGACAAGGTCATCACCAAGGACGCCAGCACCCAGGCCGGCCTGTTCACCCTGCACGAGCAAAAGGGCAAGTTCTATTTCGAGATCCCCAAGGCCAAGCTGGACCAGAACCTCTTGATGGTGGCCACCGCCAAGAGCGTGCCGGCCAACACCGACCACGCCGGCCGCGCCCTCAACCGCGACGTGGTGCGCTTCGTGCTGCGCAACCACAAGGTCTATCTGGAAGAGATCTCCTTTGCCTATCAGGGCGACCCCAGCCGCGCCATCCACTCGGCGGTGGAGCGTTCGCAGCGAGCCACCGTGCTGGCCGTGGTCCCCGTGGAGGCCTATGGCAAGGACGGCGCGCCGGTGATCGAGGTCAGCAAGCTCTTCACCACCGAGGTGGGCGACTTCACGGCCCGCCCCCTGGTGCGCGCCGCCGGCCTGGACAGCGCGCGCAGCTATCTTGACAAGGGCCGCGCCTTCCCCACCAGCCTGCGCATGGACGCCGTGCACACCTACACCCTGGCGCCCCAACCCCTGCCGCCCGGCCTGCCCCTGCCCCCGGGCTTCCAGATGCCGCCCCAGCCGGTGCGCAGCGGCACCGTGGACATGGCCTACAGCATCGTGGAACTGCCCGCGCAACCCATGATGCCGCGCCAGCACGACGACCGCGTGGGCTTCTTCAGCACCGCCCATGTGGACTACGCCACCGACGACCACGAGAGCACGCGCAAGCGCTGGATCGCCCGCTGGCGCCTGGAGAAGAAGGACCCCGGCGCGGCGCTAAGCGAGCCCGTCAAGCCCGTGGTCTGGTACATCGACTCGGCCACTCCCGAGTTCCTGGTGCCCTACATCAAGAAGGGCGTCGAGGCCTGGAACGTCGCCTTCGAGGCCGCCGGGTTCAAGAACGCCATCCAGGCGCGCCCCTTCCCCACCAAGGCCGAGGACCCCGAGTTCGACCCCGATGACGTGCGCTACAGCCTGATCCGCTGGGTGCCCTCGCCCGTGCCCAATGCCTATGGTCCGCACTTGAGCGACCCGCGCAGCGGCGAGATCCTGAACGCCAACATCGTCATGTATCACAACATCCTGCAACTGCAGCGCGACTGGTACGTGACGCAGGCCGGTGCCGTGGACAAGCGCGCCCAGCAACTGCCCCTGCCCAATGACCTGATGGGCGACCTGGTGGCCTATGTGGTCACGCACGAGGTCGGCCACTCGCTGGGCCTGCCGCACAACATGAAGGCCAGCTCCACCTACCCGACCGAGAAGCTGCGCGACCCGGCCTGGCTCAAGACCATGGGCCATGTGCCCACCTTGATGGACTACAGCCGCTTCAACTACCTGGTGCAGCCCGAAGACAAGGTCGACACGGCCCTGCTCTTCCCCAAGGTCGGCCCCTACGACCTCTTCGCCGTGCGCTGGGGCTACAGCCCCATCGCTGGCGCCACCAGCCCCGAGGCCGAGCGCGCGACGCTCGACGCCTGGGCGCGCGAGCAAGACAGCAAGCCCTGGCTGCGCTTCACCACCCCCAAGGCCGAAGGCGATCTGGGCGAGAACACCGAGGCCGTGGGCGATGCCGACGCCGTGCTGGCTACCACCTGGGGCACCAAGAACCTGCAACGCATCGTCAAGGGCCTGCCCAAGATGGCCATGGCCCCGGGCCGCGACGACCGCGCGCTGCAGGAGCTCTACCGCGCCGTCTGGGGCCAGTGGGGCCGCGAACTGGGCCATGTGGCGGCCATCGTCGGCGGCTACGAGACCCAGAACAAACATGGCAGCCAGCCCGGGACCATTGCCACCCCCACCACACGAGCCAATCAAGCGCGCGCCGTGAAGTTCCTGGGCGAGCAGATCCTGGCCACCCCCACCTGGGCCCTGGAGCCCACGGTGACCGAGCGCCTGCCCGTGAGCGAGCCCGCCACCCTGCTGCTCAACACCCAGCGCCAGGTCTTGCGCAACCTCTTGGAGCGCAGCCGCACCGCGCGCCTGCAACTGCATGAAGCGCAACTCGGCGCCAAGGCCTACCGTGTCAGCGATTTGCTGGCCGACCTGCGCGGCGCCGTCTACAGCGAGCTGCAGGGCAGTGCCGCCCCCAGCCCGCACCGCCGCAATCTGCAGCTGACCTATCTGGGGGTGCTCAACGAGCGCCTGAACAACCACAACCCGGCCAACGCCGACGATGCACGCTCCGCCGTGCGCGCCGAACTGCGCACCCTGCAGGCCCTGTTCAGCGCCAAGGCCGCGCAAGCCGGCGATGCGGGTGCCAAGGCGCACTGGGGCGAACTGTCCCACAGCGCCCAGGCCAGCCTGGACCCCAAACTGGCCCAAGCCTTTGCGCCCGCCCTGCCGCTGGTGCGGCCGGGCTTTGCGGAAGAGAGCTGCTGGCCGGGGCGTGAGGCGTGGTTGTTGCAGGGGCTGAGCTCAGAGGAGGACCACAGCGGGCATCGGCACTGAGTCCTTGGTGGAGCACCGCGGGCCCAGCCCGCGGGCTCACCTGATCAGCTAACGGCGGGGTGCCCGCCCATCATCAGGACAACACCCACTCGAACCCAGTCGCTATCGACCCTGGTGACGAGTAGCAGCCATGGACTCAGTGCTTGGGCTACTTGCCAACCGCGACGCATCACTCAGGTTTTTCGCGAACTGCGTCATGCTGTGAAAGTCGCTGGTAATCTGGCTGAAGGTCATTCGATAGTCCACCCGGTGCTTGCGCGCAAAGTTGAAAGTGGTGGTGATCTTGCGCACTCCCGACAGCACCTCCTTGCTGACGTAGGCGCGGGTAATGGCGGGATCAGCGTTCCGAATCGCCAAGTTAGCCAGCAGGGAAGTCCACCCTGTCACCGGACTGGTGTCGAACGTAATCGCCTCGGTCGCATCGCAAGCCGACAACGAGTAGGCGGCGTGCTGAGCCAAGCCTCCACCCAGGGAATGGCCAACCAGTAAAAGTGGAATTTGGTCTTTGGGGTTCTTGGCGAGTTCGCACTGGGGCGTTCGCGCGATCTTCGGCAAGACCGGGCGGAATGCGTTGGCAACGGACTGGGCCACCCGTCGGGCTTGGCGATAGTCCTTGCCGCCAAGCTTCAAGCCCGAGAAGTTTGCCAACCAATCGTGGACCGCCTGCCAAGAGTCGTTTTCAGTCCCGCGATAGGCCAGCGCCAATTCACTGGGCTGCCCTCCATCGGTGACCTTGGCGTAGAGCTCGTAGTTCAGGCCAGCCTCAGCACGACAAAGCGACTTCTTGTCTAGCTTGACGCCCCAGCTCACGAGACGAGCCTGATCGACGCGCACCCATCGATCGGGCAATCCCTTCGGATCCTTCGCTGCGTCCTCAACATAGTCACATCCGTGCTTGAGGCGTGCATGCGCCGGATCAGGCGTGCCATTGAAGTCGCGTCGATAGGCCGCCTCTGCCAGCGCAGCTGGAACCACCAGCTTTCCGACGAGCCGACTCACTTCGCTGGCATCCAGGTCGCGCCGAGGCCATCCATCCTTGGTACGCCTGTGCTCCGTTACTGCGGGGTCCGTAGCAGGGTTGGCCTTCTCCTCGGCTCCCTCAGGAAAAACGTCCGCCCCAGGCTCTGATGTTTCCATCGCCGCGGCGGGTCCCGTGAGGGTTGCAAGCAGCACTGTGCTGATCAAGGGACCTGAGAGGCGACCCATAAAGGTTGGGCCACCTTGCCCGCATGACGTCATGCTCAGAAAGTTCATTCGCCTCTCACCAGTGGTTTTCGGAGGCGCGATGCTGCATGCGCCTGCCCACTGCAGCAACCTCAATTTGAAGGAGGCAGACGCAGCCCAATAGCCAGACTGACACGGATCCCCTCCGGGACGATTGCTCAGGGGGCACGGTTGAATCCCGGCCATTTAAGCCCCTTGCAAAACGCTAAACCTCTGCACGACTTTGCCAGCGTGATGTCGACGCATTCGGCACAGCAGCCTGTGAATGTCACAGATTCGGCACGCCTCTCTCATCGAATCAAAAAGGCACTGCCTTCGCCATTGCATACAAGCCAATGGCTTGACTCGGCCTTCTGGAAGCGGCTACTTGAGCACGATCGCCAACTCAGGGCACTAGACTCCCCGCGCCCGCACACCCCCACACACATCCACCATGGCCGACCCCATCCTCCTCGCCCGCCACGGCGCCACCGTTTGCGAACTGCTGCCCGCCCTGGCCAACCGCCACGGCTTGATCACTGGGGCGACCGGCACGGGCAAGACCATCACGCTGCAGCGCCTGGCCGAGGGCTTCAGCCAGATGGGCGTGCCGGTCTTCATGGCCGATGTGAAGGGTGACTTGACCGGCATCAGCCAGACGGGTGCGCCCAGCGAAAAATTGCTGGCGGTGCTGAAGGATCGCGGGCTGGAGGTCCCGGCGCCCCTGCGTTGCCCGACCACGCTCTGGGATGTGTTTGGCAAGAGCGGGCACCCGGTGCGGGCCACGGTCAGCGACATGGGGCCGCTGCTTTTGAGTCGCATGCTGGCGCTGAACGAGACCCAGGCCGGTGTGCTGCAGATGGTGTTCAAGATCGCCGACGACGCGGGGCTCCTGCTGCTGGACCTGAAGGACCTGCGCGCCATGCTCCAGCATGTGGGCGACAACGCGAGCAACTTCACCACCGAATACGGCAATGTGAGTGCAGCGTCGGTAGGCGCCATTCAGCGCGGCCTGCTGCAGATCGAGGCCCAGGGCGGCGACCAGTTCTTCGGCGAGCCCATGCTCAACATCGCCGACTTCATGCAGACAGAGGGCGGCGCCGGTGTGGTGAACATCCTCGCCGCCGACCAGCTGATGGCCGCCCCGCGCCTCTACGCCACCTTCCTGTTGTGGCTGCTGTCCGAGCTGTTCGAGACCCTGCCCGAGGTGGGCGATCTGGAGAAACCGAAGCTGGTGTTCTTCTTCGACGAGGCGCATCTGCTGTTCAAGGACGCGCCGGCGGCCCTGGTCGAGCGCATCGAGCTGGTGGTGCGCC
Above is a window of Inhella inkyongensis DNA encoding:
- a CDS encoding S8 family peptidase translates to MALKKNLIHSLVAAACAAAALPAMAADYVLQAAQWGAAQDAAVQAAGGKARFSHASGVAVVESERADFLSQVLASGAIQSGAPDRVAQFTPNVKSFDMPVDASGVPAVISDAFYPYIQWAPQSVKAPQAWGLGYTGKGVRVAVIDGAVWGSHPDLAANVDTAAARSFVAGAPGSCQVKWDCDTGTAWHGTHVAGIIAAPANGLGVVGIAPEATIVPVKALHSGSGSFGAIISAILYAAGEGRADIINMSLGADFNRGDRDAAELVAAMNKAINTATRQGVLVISAAGNDGYDLDHSGNLITTPAMSGNGLAVSSTGPLGFAMGATNTRRISSYTNYGSSMISVAAPGGDFALEGNAPCMLPRANGSPVVIPCWAFDMVISTVRGSGGPGTGSYSWMAGTSMAAPAASAVAALIKQKYPGASVGALKNMLMNSTDDEGKKGHDPYYGRGFVNALKAVSQ
- a CDS encoding Maf family protein, coding for MNALIYLASQSPRRRQLLDQLGVTHELLLPGPEEDAEGLEALVAGEVPEDYVRRATANKLGAALLRRQARGLPERPILCSDTTVALGGDILGKPADAEEALAMLQRLSGRTHQVLTAVSLAWMEGQSPKQAQALSISRVRFAAIPEAWLRRYVASGEPMGKAGAYAIQSQLAGWIAEIEGSYSGIMGLPLFETAGLLRQAGLDI
- the rlmH gene encoding 23S rRNA (pseudouridine(1915)-N(3))-methyltransferase RlmH: MQLLLLAVGQRLPAWADEATADFAKRFPPDLPFTLKTVKAEPRTTGKTAAQMMALEAERLIAATPKGARRVVLDERGDRLTSVQLAQRLEGWKLDGRDVVMYMGGPDGLDPALRQSADERLRLSDLTLPHAMARVLLVEGLYRAWSITAGHPYHRE
- the purD gene encoding phosphoribosylamine--glycine ligase, with the protein product MRVLVIGNGGREHALAWKLAQGQRVTQVFVAPGNGGTLRDERLKNLPISNPHELADWAEANKIALTVVGPEAPLAAGVVDIFRGRGLRIFGPTKGAAQLESSKAFAKDFMARHGIPTARYEVFSEADAAHAYVDAQGAPIVIKADGLAAGKGVVVAMTLDEAHAAIDMILRDNTLGVSHNVDGARVVIEQFLQGEEASFIVISDGMNVQALATSQDHKRLLDGDEGPNTGGMGAYSPAPVVTPNVHAKAMHEIIGPTIAGMAKDGIPFTGFLYAGLMIDAEGRPYTIEFNARLGDPETQPILMRLKSDLFELLYAATDGRLMEQELQWDRRAALGVVLAAHGYPMNPRKGDVISGLPADQDDAMVFHAGTAANAQGQLVTSGGRVLCATALGESVRVAQTRAYELLEGIHFDGLQLRRDIGHRAVTRK
- the rsfS gene encoding ribosome silencing factor, giving the protein MDIRKLQRAIVDGLEDVKAQGIQVFNTEHLSPLFERVIVASGTSNRQTRALASSVRDAVKKAGFDIMRTEGEDNGEWIIVDCGAAVVHVMQPQIRDYYHLEEIWGEKPVAMKLGAAKGLVKASEDGAAKPAAKKASKSGGSRRSGSAAEALKNEPVALPMTRSEKAAARAAAAEKKAAPAKRASTPRAPAKRAAPAKTSTSAAAPAKRAAPAKKVAAPAKKVSAASPAKPAIKVAAAAPAKKAAAPAKKAPAKKVAVKAAPVKAPAKKAPAKKAAR
- the hemF gene encoding oxygen-dependent coproporphyrinogen oxidase; translation: MNLQTDTVRAYLLDLQQRIVSGLEALDGTPFATDPWQREPGGRLEGEGLSRMLEGGPVFERAAVLFSHVKGRVLPPSATAARPHLAGAPFEALGVSLVIHPHNPFVPTVHLNVRMLSAQPEGGPAVSWFGGGMDLTPYYGFERDAQHFHRVCREAVGPAHYARMKPACDEYFFLKHRGEARGIGGIFFDDFEEGGFDAGFALMRQVGDAFLPAYAPIVERRQGYAYEQRQRDFQAYRRGRYVEFNLVWDRGTLFGLQSGGRTESILLSMPPQANWRYQWEPELGTPEAKLYTDFLPPRDWADAQATALWL
- a CDS encoding 1-acyl-sn-glycerol-3-phosphate acyltransferase, whose amino-acid sequence is MNPLPLQRLHGRPEFKPRGSALARGLLALFGWRVLFEGFPTRQGVVLVYPHTSNWDFVIGVLVKWAIGVPVRYWGKDSLFKIPVIGAWARWIGGIPVDRKNPKGLVGATVAQVKAAKQAEEFFWLAAAPEGTRSYVPGWRGGAYHVAVQAQVPVGLAYFDFPSKTFGIVDFVQPSGELERDFATFRAVLGDKKGCKPELASPIQLKSS
- the nadD gene encoding nicotinate (nicotinamide) nucleotide adenylyltransferase; protein product: MALTNRQPPRIGLFGGSFNPPHRAHRALAALACQQLDLDRLIVMPAGRPWQKEGQQGYAIAPGADRLAMTRLQMQGLAPVEVSELELQDPEPSTSWGTLQRLQQCHPGAQWWLVMGQDQYGRLSTWKHVDALLGACSLAVAARAGQAVTADPALPPHRMQVLALPADAVSATKIRAALSRGEDITPMVGPEVAGYIAQHPLNGA
- a CDS encoding YebC/PmpR family DNA-binding transcriptional regulator is translated as MAGHSKWANIQHRKGRQDEKRGKVWTRLTREIIVAARSGGGDIAMNPRLRLAIANAKAANMPADNIKRNVDKATGNLEGVTYEEIRYEGYGIGGAAIIVDTMTDNRVRTVAEVRHAFSKYGGNLGTEGSVAFQFKHCGQLIFAPGTSEDALMEAALDAGAEDVITGDDGAIEVLTAAADFEAVRDALEAKGFKAEIAEVTMRAENNIALAGDDAARMQKLLDVIEDLDDVQNVYHNAELDLP